One stretch of Mycolicibacterium fallax DNA includes these proteins:
- a CDS encoding PE-PPE domain-containing protein — protein MFGTRTLIPAALAAALLVPLAPAGHAEQAVLIPGATVLKPINPLYPLVATSYPAIGLHFHSDPDPQLVDYSQEALAADFALRDGLARSNATLRQARSTAAETDGKVVVIGESMGSMVAARLAADLEHQPDAPDPADIRFVLIAPPEAGVAEYFPAGTFIPVLNYRVSRIPETPYDTTLVIGEYDGWSDPPDRPWNLLASANALLGIAYVHGPPVAATDLSTVPADHISTATNTKGGTVTTVLAPTRNLPLTQPLRDLGVPGALVDRADRVLRPVIDSGYRRHDRPGDTRPYLYDGQIRRDAAATNPLRQLRSATDDPAADKQAAEPAAEPRALVRRIRAGLREKVTAGLQPSPRKPAGPQPASRPADGGDGTPS, from the coding sequence ATGTTCGGTACCCGCACACTCATCCCCGCGGCGCTCGCCGCGGCCCTGCTGGTACCGCTCGCCCCGGCCGGTCACGCCGAGCAGGCCGTGCTGATCCCGGGGGCGACGGTGCTCAAACCGATCAACCCGCTGTACCCGCTCGTCGCCACCAGCTACCCGGCGATCGGCCTGCACTTCCACAGCGATCCGGACCCCCAACTGGTCGACTACTCCCAGGAGGCGCTGGCCGCCGATTTCGCGCTGCGCGACGGCCTGGCCCGGTCCAACGCCACGCTGCGCCAGGCCCGCAGCACCGCAGCCGAGACCGACGGCAAGGTGGTGGTCATCGGCGAATCGATGGGCTCGATGGTCGCCGCGAGGTTGGCTGCCGACCTGGAGCACCAACCCGACGCCCCCGACCCGGCGGACATCCGGTTCGTCCTGATCGCCCCGCCGGAGGCCGGTGTCGCCGAGTACTTCCCGGCGGGCACCTTCATTCCGGTGCTGAACTACCGGGTCAGTCGCATTCCGGAGACGCCCTACGACACCACCCTGGTCATCGGGGAGTACGACGGCTGGTCCGATCCGCCCGATCGGCCATGGAATCTGCTGGCTTCGGCCAACGCGCTGCTGGGCATTGCCTACGTGCACGGCCCCCCGGTGGCGGCGACCGACCTGTCGACCGTGCCCGCCGACCACATCAGCACCGCGACCAACACCAAGGGCGGCACGGTCACCACGGTTCTCGCGCCGACGCGCAACCTCCCGCTGACCCAACCGCTGCGCGACCTCGGGGTGCCCGGGGCGCTGGTGGACCGGGCCGATCGGGTGCTGCGCCCGGTCATCGACTCCGGCTACCGCCGCCACGACCGGCCCGGCGACACTCGCCCGTACCTGTACGACGGTCAGATCCGCCGCGACGCCGCGGCGACGAACCCGCTTCGGCAGCTACGCTCAGCCACCGACGATCCGGCCGCCGACAAGCAAGCCGCCGAACCGGCCGCCGAACCCCGCGCGCTGGTCCGGCGCATCCGGGCCGGGCTGCGCGAGAAGGTCACCGCCGGCCTTCAGCCGTCGCCCCGCAAACCCGCCGGACCGCAGCCGGCGAGCCGGCCGGCCGACGGCGGCGACGGCACGCCGTCCTGA
- a CDS encoding DEAD/DEAH box helicase has product MPADIAPSTQSLRGWQRRALVKYLAAKPRDFLAVATPGAGKTTFALRIAAELLAERTVETVTIVVPTEHLKVQWAQAAARMGIALDPRFSNSNSQTSSDYHGVVVTYAQVASHPARHRVRTENRKTLVIFDEIHHGGDAKSWGEAIREAFDDAARRLALTGTPFRSDDSPIPFVDYEPDNAGFLRSKADHVYGYSDALADGVVRPVVFLAYSGEARWRDSAGEEYAARLGEPLSAEHTARAWRTALDPAGQWMPAVIAAADRRLTQKREHVPDAGGMILASDQTAARAYAELLRTITGEPPAVVLSDDPTASDRISAFSDSTSKWLVAVRMVSEGVDVPRLSVGVYATSASTPLFFAQAIGRFVRSRRQGETASIFLPSVPNLLQLASELEEQRNHVLGKPHRESTGDDEDPLDAELAAQRREEKAEEEKGFESLGADAELDQVIFDGSSFGTATPAGSDEEADYLGIPGLLDAGQMRDLLSRRQDEQLQKRTASGELPKLASTHGQLRELRRELNALVSATHHKSGKPHGWIHNELRRRCGGPPVAAASRDQLAARIEQIRILHREL; this is encoded by the coding sequence GTGCCGGCTGACATAGCGCCCAGCACCCAGAGTCTGCGGGGCTGGCAGCGACGGGCGCTGGTCAAATACCTGGCCGCCAAGCCACGTGATTTCCTGGCCGTGGCGACCCCCGGCGCAGGTAAGACCACCTTCGCCCTGCGGATCGCCGCCGAACTGCTGGCCGAGCGGACCGTCGAGACCGTCACCATCGTGGTGCCCACCGAACACCTGAAGGTGCAGTGGGCACAAGCCGCGGCCCGGATGGGCATCGCGCTGGACCCGCGGTTCTCCAACTCGAACTCGCAGACCTCCTCGGACTACCACGGCGTCGTCGTCACCTACGCCCAGGTCGCCAGCCATCCGGCCCGGCACCGGGTGCGCACCGAGAACCGCAAGACCCTGGTCATCTTCGACGAGATCCACCACGGCGGGGACGCCAAGAGCTGGGGCGAGGCGATCCGGGAGGCCTTCGACGACGCCGCCCGCCGGCTGGCCCTGACCGGTACCCCGTTCCGCAGCGACGACAGCCCGATCCCGTTCGTCGACTACGAACCCGACAACGCCGGGTTCCTGCGGTCCAAGGCCGACCACGTCTACGGCTACTCCGACGCGCTGGCCGACGGGGTGGTCCGCCCGGTGGTGTTCCTGGCGTACTCCGGGGAGGCCCGCTGGCGGGACTCGGCCGGCGAGGAGTACGCCGCCCGGCTCGGCGAGCCGCTGAGCGCCGAGCACACCGCGCGGGCCTGGCGCACCGCGCTGGACCCGGCCGGCCAGTGGATGCCGGCGGTGATCGCCGCCGCCGACCGCCGGCTAACCCAGAAGCGCGAACACGTGCCCGATGCTGGCGGGATGATCCTGGCCTCGGACCAGACCGCCGCCCGGGCCTACGCGGAGTTGCTGCGCACCATCACCGGTGAGCCGCCCGCCGTCGTGCTCTCCGACGACCCGACCGCCTCCGACCGGATCAGCGCGTTCTCCGACTCGACGTCGAAGTGGCTGGTCGCGGTGCGGATGGTGTCCGAGGGGGTGGACGTGCCCCGGCTGTCGGTCGGCGTCTACGCCACCAGCGCCTCGACGCCACTGTTCTTCGCCCAGGCGATCGGCCGGTTCGTCCGGTCCCGGCGCCAGGGCGAGACGGCCAGCATCTTCCTGCCGTCGGTGCCGAACCTGCTGCAGCTGGCCAGCGAACTGGAGGAGCAGCGCAACCACGTCCTGGGCAAGCCGCACCGCGAATCCACCGGCGACGACGAGGATCCGCTGGACGCCGAGCTGGCCGCGCAGCGCCGCGAGGAGAAGGCCGAGGAGGAGAAGGGCTTTGAGTCCCTCGGCGCCGACGCCGAGCTCGACCAGGTGATCTTCGACGGCTCGTCGTTCGGCACCGCGACCCCCGCGGGCAGCGACGAGGAGGCCGACTACCTCGGCATCCCGGGCCTGCTGGACGCCGGCCAGATGCGCGACCTGCTGTCCCGGCGCCAGGACGAGCAGCTGCAGAAGCGCACCGCCTCCGGGGAGCTGCCGAAGCTGGCGTCCACCCACGGGCAGCTGCGGGAACTGCGCCGCGAGCTCAACGCGCTGGTGTCGGCGACGCACCACAAGTCCGGCAAGCCGCACGGCTGGATCCACAACGAGCTGCGCCGGCGCTGCGGCGGACCGCCGGTGGCCGCGGCCTCCCGGGACCAGCTGGCCGCCCGGATCGAGCAGATCCGGATCCTGCACCGCGAGCTGTAA
- a CDS encoding adenylate/guanylate cyclase domain-containing protein, producing the protein MDERIVLAAAAGVLALAAIITLAVLLAVSRRQLAAARAELTELHEAAGRRRRRRIGIAPLAVKTVWQTADSLLTKGIGATVRNSIEDLAGWARVERPDLARLTADGEVVIAFSDIEGSTELNESLGDRDWVRVLDRHNKLVSRLVEEHRGHVVKNQGDGFMIAFADPGQAVACGIDIQRALAKPDRGQPIRVRIGMHRGSSVRRGDDLFGRNVAMAARVAAAAAGGEILISEEVRDAVVDDPDIELGAPRVVELKGIRGEHELFPVRIPA; encoded by the coding sequence GTGGACGAGCGAATCGTGCTGGCGGCGGCGGCCGGGGTGCTGGCGCTGGCCGCGATCATCACTCTGGCGGTGCTGCTGGCGGTGTCCCGACGGCAGTTGGCCGCCGCGCGCGCCGAGCTGACCGAGCTCCACGAGGCGGCGGGCCGCCGTCGTCGCCGTCGGATCGGGATCGCCCCGCTGGCGGTCAAGACGGTGTGGCAGACCGCCGATTCGCTGCTCACCAAGGGCATCGGGGCGACGGTGCGCAACTCGATCGAGGACCTGGCCGGGTGGGCCCGGGTGGAGCGGCCGGACCTGGCCCGGCTGACCGCCGACGGTGAGGTGGTGATCGCGTTCTCCGACATCGAGGGCTCGACCGAACTCAACGAATCCCTCGGTGACCGGGACTGGGTGAGGGTCCTGGACCGGCACAACAAGCTGGTCAGCAGGCTGGTCGAGGAGCACCGCGGGCACGTGGTGAAGAACCAGGGCGACGGCTTCATGATCGCGTTCGCCGACCCGGGGCAGGCGGTGGCCTGCGGCATCGACATCCAGCGGGCGCTGGCCAAGCCGGACCGGGGCCAACCCATCCGGGTCCGGATCGGGATGCACCGGGGCAGTTCGGTGCGCCGCGGCGACGACCTGTTCGGCCGCAATGTGGCGATGGCCGCCCGGGTCGCGGCGGCGGCCGCCGGCGGGGAGATCCTGATCAGCGAGGAGGTCCGCGACGCCGTCGTCGACGACCCGGACATCGAGCTGGGGGCCCCGCGGGTCGTCGAGCTCAAGGGCATCCGGGGCGAGCACGAACTGTTCCCGGTGCGGATCCCGGCCTGA
- a CDS encoding SDR family NAD(P)-dependent oxidoreductase → MNRNWSEADVPEQAGRVAIVTGSNTGLGYETARVLAGRGATVVLAVRDTAKGEQAAEEIRALSPAGAVSVQRLDLGSLESVHTAATELKAAHPRIDLLINNAGVMYPSPRQTTSDGFELQFGTNHLGHFALTGLLLENLLPVPDSRVVVVASVAHRIRAGIHFDDLQWTRGYDRVAAYGQSKLANLMFAYELQRRLSADDADTIAVAAHPGISDTELMRHLPALIRPGFKAIAPVVVQNAAAGALPTLRAATDPAVIGGQYYGPDGLGELRGRPRPVGSSRESRDPAVAQRLWEVSEKLTGVTFPL, encoded by the coding sequence ATGAACCGCAACTGGAGCGAGGCCGACGTCCCCGAGCAGGCCGGCCGGGTCGCCATCGTCACCGGATCCAACACCGGGCTGGGCTATGAGACCGCGCGGGTGCTGGCCGGCCGCGGGGCCACCGTGGTGCTGGCCGTGCGGGACACCGCCAAGGGCGAACAGGCCGCCGAGGAGATCCGCGCGCTGAGCCCGGCCGGGGCGGTGTCGGTGCAGCGCCTCGACCTGGGTTCGCTGGAATCGGTGCACACCGCCGCGACCGAGCTCAAGGCCGCCCACCCCCGCATCGACCTGCTGATCAACAACGCCGGGGTGATGTACCCGTCGCCGCGGCAGACCACCTCCGACGGCTTCGAGCTGCAGTTCGGCACCAATCACCTGGGCCATTTCGCGCTGACCGGCCTGCTGCTGGAGAACCTGCTGCCGGTGCCCGACTCCCGGGTGGTGGTGGTCGCCTCGGTGGCGCACCGGATCCGGGCGGGCATCCACTTCGACGATCTGCAGTGGACCCGCGGCTACGACCGGGTCGCGGCGTACGGCCAATCCAAGCTGGCGAATCTGATGTTCGCCTACGAGCTGCAGCGCCGGCTGTCGGCCGACGACGCCGACACCATCGCGGTGGCCGCCCACCCCGGCATCTCCGACACCGAGCTGATGCGTCACCTGCCCGCCCTGATCCGGCCGGGCTTCAAGGCGATCGCGCCGGTCGTCGTGCAGAACGCGGCCGCCGGTGCGCTGCCCACCCTGCGCGCGGCCACCGACCCGGCGGTGATCGGCGGGCAGTACTACGGTCCCGACGGCCTCGGGGAGCTGCGTGGGCGGCCCAGGCCGGTCGGATCGTCGCGGGAGTCCCGCGACCCGGCCGTCGCGCAACGGCTGTGGGAGGTCTCCGAGAAGCTGACCGGCGTCACCTTCCCGCTCTGA
- a CDS encoding phosphatidylserine decarboxylase has protein sequence MARRPRTSETAHLLGLIRSQIPPMHRAGVPFVGAGLAVAALGYRRRWVRTAGLAAAAANAAFFREPTRVPPTRPGVIVAPADGQVCLIEHVAPPPELGLGDEPRLRISIFLSVLDAHVQRAPVGGEVIAAVHQPGRFLSADLPEASDANERNSVVIRTADGHEVIAVQIAGLIARRIVCDVGAGDHLEIGATYGLIRFGSRLDTYLPAGAVPQVALGQRAVGAETVLAELPR, from the coding sequence GTGGCCCGACGCCCCCGAACGTCCGAAACAGCGCACCTGCTCGGACTGATCCGCTCCCAGATCCCTCCCATGCACCGCGCCGGTGTGCCGTTCGTCGGCGCCGGACTCGCGGTCGCCGCCCTCGGCTACCGGCGCCGCTGGGTGCGGACGGCGGGCCTGGCCGCCGCCGCCGCCAACGCCGCGTTCTTCCGGGAACCGACCCGGGTGCCGCCGACCCGGCCCGGCGTCATCGTCGCCCCCGCCGACGGCCAGGTCTGCCTGATCGAGCACGTCGCGCCGCCGCCGGAACTCGGCCTCGGTGACGAGCCGCGGCTGCGGATCTCGATCTTCCTGTCGGTGCTCGACGCGCACGTGCAGCGCGCGCCGGTCGGCGGCGAGGTGATCGCCGCCGTGCACCAGCCCGGACGGTTCCTGTCCGCCGACCTGCCCGAGGCCTCCGACGCCAACGAACGCAACAGCGTCGTCATCCGCACCGCCGACGGGCACGAGGTGATCGCGGTGCAGATCGCCGGGCTGATCGCCCGGCGGATCGTCTGCGACGTCGGCGCCGGGGACCACCTGGAGATCGGCGCCACCTACGGCCTGATCCGGTTCGGGTCCCGGCTGGACACCTACCTGCCGGCCGGTGCGGTGCCGCAGGTCGCCCTCGGCCAGCGCGCCGTCGGCGCCGAGACCGTGCTGGCGGAGCTTCCGCGGTGA
- a CDS encoding CDP-alcohol phosphatidyltransferase family protein yields the protein MKPRIKPQSGLRILPSAMTVAAICFGLSAVKLCLDALNHPDPESRYTVAMAFLAVAAILDALDGRAARMLGATSRMGEEIDSLADAVNFGVAPAFIVYLSLFHNTPLAQTGWVVALLYAVCIVLRLARFNARLHGDGPAYEQQFFTGMPAPAGAIGAIGPLAAKLQFPDTSWWDTIAAQWVVIGWMVGVSLLVVSTIPMRKIHTFTVPKKMAVPLLAVLALFIAAAIQQGYLVILMIIAAYVIHIPFAVRSRAWLAGHPEVWDDKPKQQRQARREIRRAAHPNRKVMRRSAARLGLRKPGGK from the coding sequence GTGAAACCCCGGATCAAACCCCAATCCGGGTTGCGCATCCTGCCGTCGGCGATGACCGTCGCGGCGATCTGCTTCGGGCTGTCGGCGGTCAAGCTGTGCCTGGACGCCCTGAACCACCCCGATCCGGAAAGCCGCTACACGGTGGCGATGGCGTTCCTGGCGGTCGCGGCGATCCTGGACGCGCTCGACGGCCGGGCCGCCCGGATGCTGGGCGCCACCTCCCGGATGGGTGAGGAGATCGACTCGCTGGCCGATGCCGTCAACTTCGGCGTCGCCCCGGCGTTCATCGTCTACCTGAGCCTGTTCCACAACACACCGCTGGCCCAGACCGGCTGGGTGGTCGCCCTGCTGTACGCGGTCTGCATCGTGCTGCGGCTGGCCCGGTTCAACGCCCGCCTGCACGGCGACGGGCCGGCCTACGAGCAGCAGTTCTTCACCGGGATGCCGGCCCCGGCGGGCGCCATCGGCGCGATCGGCCCGCTGGCCGCCAAGCTGCAGTTCCCCGACACCTCCTGGTGGGACACCATCGCCGCGCAGTGGGTGGTGATCGGCTGGATGGTCGGGGTGTCGCTGCTGGTGGTCAGCACCATCCCGATGCGCAAGATCCACACCTTCACCGTGCCGAAGAAGATGGCGGTGCCGCTGCTGGCGGTGCTGGCGCTGTTCATCGCGGCCGCCATCCAGCAGGGCTACCTGGTGATCCTGATGATCATCGCCGCCTACGTGATCCACATCCCGTTCGCGGTGCGCTCCCGGGCCTGGCTGGCCGGCCACCCCGAGGTGTGGGACGACAAACCCAAGCAGCAGCGTCAGGCCCGGCGGGAGATCCGCCGCGCCGCGCACCCCAACCGAAAGGTGATGCGCCGCTCGGCCGCCCGGCTGGGACTGCGCAAACCCGGCGGAAAGTGA
- a CDS encoding AAA family ATPase produces the protein MAPQLTLTARLNTAALDSRRGVVRLHPEAIAALGLREWDAVSLTGSRSTAAVVGAAGPGVPTGTALLDDVTLSNAGLREDATVVIAPVTVYGARSVTVTGSALAAGSVSPATLRRALLGKVMTVGDTVSLLPRDLGPGTSTSAASSALAAAVGITWTSELLTVSAVDPAGPVSVQPNSVVTWSDGAAPAPTATPDPTAPRRPAVPFDDLKGCHLPAAKLAEWLKLSLDQPELLATLGAESNLGVLVTGPAGVGKATLVRSVCAERQLVELDGPEIGALAAEDRLAAVRDAAAAVRRTGGVLLIADVDALLPAPGERPTEPVSNLILAELRDLVAADGAAFIATSALPDGLDPRLRAPELCDRELGLSLPDGTTRRQLLEVLLRDVPAGELDLAAIADRTPGFVAADLAALIREAALRAAARASADGGAPRLDQDDLAGALTVIRPLSRSATEEVAVGSVTLDDVGDMVETKQALTEAVLWPLQHPDTFARLGVDPPRGVLLYGPPGCGKTFLVRALASSGRLSVHAVKGAELMDKWVGASERAVRDLFRRARDSAPSLVFLDEIDALAPRRGQSTDSGVTDRVVAALLTELDGIDPLRDVVVLGATNRPDLIDPALLRPGRLEKLVFVAPPDADARREILRTAARSVPLADGVDLDALAADLDGYSAADCVALLREAALTAMRRSIDAADVTAADIDTARAKVRPSLDPAQVAALQAFAAGR, from the coding sequence GTGGCCCCGCAGCTGACCCTGACCGCGCGGTTGAACACCGCCGCGCTGGACTCCCGCCGCGGTGTGGTCCGGCTGCACCCGGAGGCCATCGCCGCGCTCGGCCTGCGCGAATGGGACGCGGTGTCGCTGACCGGGTCGCGCAGCACCGCCGCCGTCGTCGGGGCGGCCGGGCCGGGAGTGCCGACCGGCACCGCGCTGCTCGACGACGTGACGCTGTCCAACGCCGGGCTGCGCGAGGACGCGACCGTCGTGATCGCCCCGGTCACCGTGTACGGCGCCCGGTCGGTGACGGTCACCGGGTCGGCGCTGGCCGCCGGCTCGGTATCGCCGGCCACGCTGCGCCGGGCACTGCTGGGCAAGGTGATGACCGTCGGCGACACCGTGTCGCTGCTGCCGCGGGACCTCGGCCCCGGCACCTCGACGTCGGCGGCCAGCTCGGCGCTGGCCGCGGCGGTCGGCATCACCTGGACCTCCGAGCTGCTGACGGTGTCGGCGGTCGATCCGGCCGGACCGGTCAGCGTGCAGCCCAACTCGGTGGTGACCTGGTCCGACGGCGCCGCCCCGGCCCCCACCGCTACCCCGGACCCAACCGCACCGCGCCGCCCGGCGGTGCCGTTCGACGACCTCAAGGGCTGCCACCTCCCGGCGGCCAAGCTGGCCGAATGGCTCAAGCTGTCCCTGGACCAGCCCGAGCTGCTGGCCACCCTCGGCGCCGAAAGCAACCTCGGGGTGCTGGTCACCGGGCCGGCCGGGGTCGGCAAGGCCACCCTGGTGCGCAGCGTGTGCGCCGAGCGGCAGCTCGTCGAACTCGACGGCCCGGAGATCGGCGCGCTGGCCGCCGAGGACCGGCTGGCCGCGGTCCGCGACGCCGCCGCGGCGGTGCGCCGCACCGGCGGGGTGCTGCTGATCGCCGACGTCGACGCGCTGCTGCCGGCCCCCGGCGAGCGCCCCACCGAGCCGGTGTCGAACCTGATCCTGGCCGAGCTGCGCGACCTGGTCGCGGCCGACGGCGCGGCGTTCATCGCGACCTCCGCGCTGCCCGACGGGCTGGACCCGCGGCTGCGCGCCCCCGAACTGTGCGACCGCGAGCTCGGGCTGAGCCTGCCCGACGGCACCACCCGCCGCCAGCTGCTGGAGGTGCTGCTGCGCGACGTGCCCGCCGGCGAGCTGGACCTGGCCGCGATCGCCGACCGGACCCCGGGGTTCGTGGCCGCCGACCTGGCCGCGCTGATCCGGGAGGCCGCGCTGCGGGCCGCGGCCCGGGCCAGCGCCGACGGCGGCGCGCCGCGGCTGGACCAGGACGACCTGGCCGGCGCGTTGACGGTGATCCGGCCGCTGTCCCGATCGGCCACCGAGGAGGTGGCGGTCGGCTCGGTCACCCTCGACGACGTCGGGGACATGGTCGAGACCAAGCAGGCGCTGACCGAGGCGGTGCTGTGGCCGCTGCAGCACCCCGACACCTTCGCCCGGCTCGGCGTCGACCCGCCGCGCGGGGTGCTGCTGTACGGGCCGCCCGGCTGCGGCAAGACCTTCCTGGTGCGGGCACTGGCCAGCTCGGGCCGGCTGTCGGTGCACGCCGTCAAGGGCGCCGAGCTGATGGACAAGTGGGTCGGCGCCAGCGAACGCGCGGTGCGCGACCTGTTCCGGCGGGCCCGCGATTCGGCGCCGTCGCTGGTGTTCCTCGACGAGATCGACGCGCTGGCCCCGCGGCGCGGGCAGAGCACCGATTCGGGGGTGACCGATCGGGTGGTCGCCGCGCTGCTGACCGAGCTCGACGGCATCGACCCGCTGCGCGACGTGGTGGTGCTCGGCGCCACCAACCGCCCCGACCTGATCGACCCGGCGCTGCTGCGGCCGGGCCGGCTGGAGAAGCTGGTGTTCGTCGCCCCGCCGGACGCCGACGCCCGCCGGGAGATCCTGCGCACCGCGGCCCGCTCGGTGCCGCTGGCCGACGGCGTCGACCTCGATGCGCTGGCCGCCGACCTGGACGGCTACAGCGCCGCGGACTGTGTGGCGCTGCTGCGGGAGGCCGCGCTGACCGCGATGCGCCGCTCGATCGACGCCGCCGACGTGACCGCCGCCGACATCGACACCGCCCGGGCGAAGGTGCGGCCGTCGCTGGATCCGGCGCAGGTGGCCGCGCTGCAGGCGTTCGCCGCGGGCCGCTGA